One Danio rerio strain Tuebingen ecotype United States chromosome 22, GRCz12tu, whole genome shotgun sequence genomic window carries:
- the LOC141380204 gene encoding uncharacterized protein — MGQRNCRCKKANNDFERVHVYHHDAPPQLTNLVEAHKHPVGVGEDSASEGKNKKRKEANRKKKRRFKLWRWFSCLRAAEKNSTLQVDGEAQDTGATAAPPEVQPSSSSGDGSLQQVIHTVDLNLQEPSASDPEVYPTVKKHLTVQPDVLRSPVLSSNTAQTSFNWNFDISQTPLLSHDYCDGLALARTTSRWSNDFTKTSAHTMSDWSIDVIKTPTRTTSDFSTDATRTPIHNVSVWSIDVTQPPFHSSTSDCCNNATEIPVPDASEGSANFPQISQHTMSDWSINGGQAPVCTQASVSKQIENNGKMTSQVINSCHYLIDDMLGEGSFGTVYKGRRLHDDLKVAVKFVTKTEDVEYIRIVSDFS, encoded by the exons ATGGGTCAACGTAATTGTCGTTGCAAAAAGGCAAACAATGATTTTGAGCGTGTGCACGTTTACCATCACGATGCACCGCCACAGCTCACCAATTTGGTGGAAGCTCATAAACATCCTGTTGGCGTAGGTGAAGATAGTGCGAgtgaggggaaaaataaaaagagaaaggaGGCCAACCGTAAAAAGAAAAGAAGGTTCAAGTTGTGGCGGTGGTTCTCCTGTCTGAGAGCTGCTGAAAAAAATAGTACCCTTCAGGTTGATGGAGAGGCTCAGGACACTGGGGCAACTGCAGCACCACCTGAAGTACAACCTTCCTCCTCTTCAGGTGACGGATCTCTACAGCAGGTCATTCATACTGTAGACCTCAATCTTCAGGAACCTTCAGCCAGTGACCCTGAAGTCTATCCAACAGTAAAGAAACATCTTACTGTTCAACCTGATGTCCTCCGTTCTCCAGTTCTGAGCAGCAATACTGCTCAGACTTCATTCAACTGGAACTTTGACATCAGCCAGACTCCATTGCTTAGTCATGACTATTGTGATGGCCTGGCTCTAGCACGCACCACATCAAGGTGGAGCAATGATTTTACTAAGACTTCAGCACACACCATGTCAGATTGGAGCATTGATGTGATCAAAACTCCAACACGCACCACATCAGATTTTAGTACTGACGCTACCCGGACTCCGATACACAACGTGTCAGTCTGGAGTATTGATGTCACCCAGCCTCCATTTCACTCATCCACTTCTGATTGTTGTAACAATGCCACGGAGATTCCAGTCCCCGATGCTTCCGAGGGGAGTGCCAATTTCCCTCAGATTTCACAGCACACAATGTCAGACTGGAGCATCAATGGTGGTCAAGCTCCAGTCTGCACACAGGCCTCTGTTTCAAAACAAATAGAGAATAATGGAAAGATGACAAGTCAGG tCATCAATTCTTGCCACTATCTGATCGATGACATGCTGGGTGAAGGATCCTTTGGAACTGTGTACAAGGGGCGACGTCTACACGAtgacttaaag GTGGCAGTGAAATTTGTCACAAAGACGGAAGATGTGGAATACATACGTATCGTAAGTGATTTCTCATAA
- the pimr95 gene encoding serine/threonine-protein kinase pim-3 produces MVLEYPSPCEDLYAFTESYGGSISEGLARVVMQQATQAAYMCCRNGVLHRDIKLENLLINKETHKVKLIDFGCGDLLKKLPYDTFAGTLEYCPPEFEETGEYNGKPATVWSLGILLFVLVCEDFPNPQELHMINENNFSKAGLSDECCQLISCCLQQKPELRIQLKEILLHEWFKDTNLEN; encoded by the exons ATGGTGTTGGAATACCCTTCACCCTGTGAGGACCTATATGCTTTCACAGAAAGCTATGGAGGATCCATAAGTGAAGGTTTAGCGCGTGTTGTTATGCAGCAGGCAACTCAAGCTGCATACATGTGCTGCCGCAATGGTGTTCTACATCGCGATATCAAACTTGAAAATCTACTAATCAACAAGGAGACTCATAAAGTCAAATTAATAGACTTTGGGTGTGGAGACCTTCTCAAGAAATTACCCTACGATACATTTGCCG GCACCCTTGAGTACTGCCCCCCAGAGTTTGAGGAAACGGGTGAATACAATGGGAAGCCGGCAACAGTCTGGTCCCTTGGCATCCTCTTGTTTGTATTGGTGTGTGAGGACTTTCCCAACCCTCAAGAACTGCACATGATCAATGAGAACAACTTCTCCAAAGCTGGCTTGTCCGATG AATGCTGTCAGTTGATTAGTTGCTGTCTCCAGCAAAAGCCAGAGCTGCGGATTCAATTAAAAGAGATTCTTCTCCACGAATGGTTCAAG gacaCCAACCTGGAGAACTGA